In Torulaspora delbrueckii CBS 1146 chromosome 1, complete genome, one genomic interval encodes:
- the CCC2 gene encoding Cu(2+)-transporting P-type ATPase CCC2 (similar to Saccharomyces cerevisiae CCC2 (YDR270W); ancestral locus Anc_5.636): MREALFVVGGMTCSACVNTITTQALSLVGVKECTVSLVTNECFVKYDSDHCSTESIVETIEDCGFDCELVRDGDDQCLKQGVLTVHGMTCGSCVSTVTKQVESLAGVQRAVTALVTEECKVDFKPWEITLEKVKEAIEDCGFDAAIVSVSETDTLPNVKVTSFKVLAVSSTVEVAERAEQFRALVGNGILAADLLGTDTLEVRYDRDKIGIREVIHKIEDLGYDAVVSSALDNNAQLRLLSKVQEIHFWRSMCFKSCFFAIITMTLYMGLPMGAPGLVKNNKFPFNESFVKGLYYRDIFGLPMATYVQFVLGFYFQKAFWKSLKHGSGTMDTLVCVSTSCAYFFSLYSILHSIVHPSENGELPNVIFDTSVMLIAFITLGKLLETKAKSATSTALSKLISLTPSSCTILQNGDLQEPLEIPIDLLEINDIVEVKPGMRIPSDGAIVRGETEVDESLMTGESLLVHKNIGSTVIGGSINGPGHFYYKATAVGDESKLSTIIQTMKQAQLTKAPIQRYADFLASIFVPSILCLALITFITWIILSKALKNSSLMMDSRNGMFYECFQRAISVVIVACPCALGLAAPTAIMVGTGLGAQHQVQIKGGDVLERFNNVGAFVFDKTGTLTTGRMSVKQFSPIGKVSDEMMACIRASERISEHPVAMAIADYCEEHLSRENHLVANVLQSTIHMGKGLTCECEMSGIKYRVTVGNKSLVSEESEQFSFHEAEEESGCTLSYVCINGQVVGRFELSDSIRKDAYNTIQYLKSKGIETFLVTGDTHSSAVKVAHEVGMPMNNIYSEVSPSGKSEVVEQLKVDLGQSIVFVGDGINDSPALVTSDVGIAISTGTDIAVEAADIVVLCGGNESKATLRGLIDAFDISRSTFRRVKLNLFWALCYNTFMIPIAMGFLVPWGIALHPMAAGLAMVLSSVSVVMSSLALKRWKPVNLDAFEESNYNNSGHSWLRPFSKSHRLPVNEDIELQSRLLH, from the coding sequence ATGAGAGAAGCTCTTTTCGTTGTGGGTGGAATGACCTGCAGCGCTTGTGTTAATACTATCACTACGCAAGCGCTGTCATTGGTTGGTGTTAAAGAGTGTACAGTTTCTCTGGTGACTAATGAGTGTTTTGTGAAGTATGACTCAGACCACTGTAGTACTGAGAGCATTGTCGAGACTATTGAGGACTGTGGGTTTGATTGTGAGCTTGTCCGAGATGGTGATGACCAGTGTTTGAAGCAAGGTGTGCTTACAGTTCATGGAATGACTTGTGGTTCCTGTGTCTCTACAGTTACGAAGCAAGTGGAAAGTTTAGCAGGGGTCCAGAGAGCTGTGACAGCTCTTGTGACTGAAGAGTGTAAAGTTGATTTTAAGCCATGGGAAATTACGTTGgaaaaagtgaaagaggccattgaagattgtgGATTTGACGCTGCCATAGTTTCAGTATCTGAGACTGATACTCTTCCGAATGTCAAGGTtacttctttcaaagtgCTTGCGGTCTCTTCAACCGTTGAGGTGGCAGAGAGAGCTGAACAGTTTCGTGCCTTGGTAGGGAATGGAATCCTAGCCGCCGACCTGTTAGGCACCGATACACTTGAGGTTAGGTACGATAGGGATAAGATTGGGATTCGCGAGGTCATTCATAAGATAGAAGACCTAGGTTACGATGCAGTTGTCTCCTCGGCACTTGATAATAACGCACAACTCAGATTACTGTCCAAGGTGCAAGAGATACATTTTTGGAGATCAATGTGTTTCAAGTCGTGCTTTTTTGCAATCATTACAATGACGCTGTACATGGGCTTACCCATGGGAGCTCCGGGGCTTGTTAAGAACAACAAGTTTCCCTTTAACGAATCATTTGTGAAAGGATTATATTATCGTGACATTTTTGGATTACCCATGGCCACATACGTGCAGTTTGTCCTCGGTTTTTACTTCCAGAAAGCTTTTTGGAAATCGTTGAAACATGGCTCGGGCACCATGGATACCCTGGTGTGCGTTTCCACTTCATGTGCATATTTTTTCTCTTTATATTCCATTCTTCACAGTATCGTGCACCCCAGCGAGAACGGTGAACTACCAAATGTCATCTTCGATACTTCCGTTATGCTAATAGCATTTATAACACTTGGAAAATTATTAGAGACCAAGGCAAAATCGGCAACTTCCACAGCTTTGTCTAAACTGATATCATTGACACCTTCTTCCTGTACTATTTTGCAGAATGGAGACCTTCAAGAACCGCTAGAAATACCGATAGATTTACTAGAGATAAATGATATCGTCGAAGTCAAGCCAGGTATGAGAATTCCCTCTGATGGTGCTATTGTTCGAGGCGAAACGGAAGTAGACGAATCATTAATGACCGGCGAGTCATTACTGGTACACAAGAACATTGGTTCGACAGTAATAGGCGGGTCCATTAATGGTCCCGGCCATTTTTACTACAAGGCGACTGCTGTTGGTGATGAGTCGAAATTATCAACTATTATCCAAACAATGAAGCAAGCGCAACTTACTAAGGCTCCTATACAGAGATATGCggatttcttggcatctaTATTCGTCCCTTCAATTTTGTGCTTGGCGCTGATTACGTTCATCACCTGGATAATACTGTCTAAAGCCCTGAAGAATTCATCTCTCATGATGGACTCGAGAAATGGTATGTTTTACGAATGTTTTCAGAGAGCCATCTCCGTTGTCATCGTGGCATGCCCATGTGCGCTCGGTCTAGCAGCGCCTACTGCAATTATGGTTGGAACAGGGTTAGGCGCACAGCATCAGGTACAGATAAAAGGTGGTGATGTCCTCGAGAGATTCAATAACGTTGGAGCTTTTGTCTTTGATAAGACTGGGACTTTGACCACGGGCCGTATGAGTGTGAAGCAATTTTCACCAATTGGCAAAGTTAGTGATGAGATGATGGCATGTATTAGAGCTTCTGAAAGAATAAGTGAGCATCCTGTAGCAATGGCGATAGCAGACTACTGCGAAGAACACCTATCGCGTGAAAATCACCTCGTTGCTAATGTTTTGCAGAGTACCATACATATGGGCAAGGGCCTGACATGTGAATGTGAAATGAGCGGGATCAAGTACAGAGTCACCGTTGGAAACAAATCCCTAGTATCTGAAGAGTCTGAGCAATTTTCATTCCATGAGgcggaagaagaaagcGGGTGTACACTTTCTTATGTCTGCATTAACGGTCAGGTTGTAGGTAGGTTCGAACTCTCAGATTCTATAAGAAAAGATGCCTACAACACGATACAGTATCTAAAATCCAAGGGCATCGAGACATTCTTGGTTACCGGTGATACCCACAGTTCAGCGGTAAAAGTAGCTCATGAAGTTGGAATGCCTATGAATAACATTTACAGCGAAGTCTCACCCAGCGGCAAGTCtgaagttgttgaacaGTTGAAGGTTGATTTGGGGCAAAGCATAGTATTTGTCGGTGATGGGATCAACGATTCGCCCGCACTAGTTACCAGTGACGTTGGTATTGCAATCTCAACAGGGACTGATATCGCTGTAGAGGCCGCTGATATTGTTGTGCTATGTGGCGGTAATGAGAGCAAGGCAACGTTGAGGGGCTTAATTGATGCCTTTGACATCTCACGCTCTACTTTCCGCCGGGTTAAGTTAAATCTTTTTTGGGCCCTTTGTTATAATACATTTATGATTCCAATTGCAATGGGCTTCCTAGTACCCTGGGGCATAGCTCTTCATCCCATGGCAGCTGGTCTAGCCATGGTTTTGAGTTCGGTCAGCGTAGTTATGAGTTCTTTGGCTTTAAAGAGATGGAAACCGGTCAATTTGGATGCGTTTGAGGAATCAAACTACAATAATTCTGGTCACAGTTGGCTACGGCCCTTCTCCAAGAGCCATAGACTACCTGTAAATGAGGATATTGAATTGCAATCTAGATTGTTGCATTAA
- the SEN54 gene encoding tRNA splicing endonuclease subunit SEN54 (similar to Saccharomyces cerevisiae SEN54 (YPL083C); ancestral locus Anc_8.559), protein MSKLKTPKNPSEEAEDELVTIKDEEIDEDEESQDWSQAVKLSTKSMISSIPKRGEKDYEPDGTNVQELLLYRARKAMFDTLANSPRGSIVSNQVKAYYDSKLHGAILPHPKGNFLQTMGSVDQEGRCWLDFQEFVYLAERGTVLPFYINEPRDIEIPLSMQDLYSLFRSQAEMDRYFIFAHLKRLGFIITSSYQRRVEKTSFYPPSNPAFGSSIGLRYDSFLSFIDLKGASLMNAFFYTRWNFLLRRYTSTQKIYEGLKNLVPSVRVPKTADELRFERIRCQLNPTAPFSIAFNVWKPQTNFKKKSPGLPDFQVVIHNKNDASQHFPSYSELQEIFHSLDYKFDFLNEIDEEVNWDNDSYTNGVLRSQHISNARSKAASTKPRPVNHLDTKTENKHGMPHVKQFRRLKAGYRSFLLAIMDDGLISFVKISEADFGSENVWYIPSNQGSSTRPKRHGNNGRDQRRSNRRQIKKRTEK, encoded by the coding sequence ATGAGCAAGCTGAAGACGCCCAAAAATCCatcagaagaagcagaagatgagTTAGTGACTATTAAAGACGaggaaattgatgaagatgaagagagtCAAGATTGGTCTCAGGCTGTCAAACTATCAACCAAATCCATGATCTCATCAATCCCAAAGAGGGGTGAGAAAGATTACGAGCCGGATGGGACCAATGTCCAAGAGTTGCTTCTTTATAGGGCGAGAAAGGCGATGTTTGATACCTTGGCAAATTCACCTCGAGGTTCCATTGTAAGCAACCAGGTTAAGGCTTATTACGATTCGAAACTTCATGGAGCCATTTTGCCACATCCGAAAGGGAATTTTTTACAGACAATGGGAAGTGTTGACCAGGAGGGCAGATGTTGGTTGgatttccaagaattcGTCTATTTGGCAGAGAGAGGTACAGTGCTACCCTTTTACATTAATGAACCGCGGGACATTGAAATTCCTTTGAGTATGCAGGACCTTTATTCCCTTTTTAGAAGTCAAGCAGAGATGGATAGATACTTCATATTTGCCCATTTGAAACGGCTAggattcatcatcacttcTTCATACCAAAGGCGAGTTGAGAAGACCTCTTTCTATCCACCCTCTAATCCTGCTTTTGGATCAAGTATTGGTTTACGGTATGATAGctttctctctttcattgatttgaaggGGGCCTCTTTGATGAATGCTTTCTTCTATACTAGGTGGAATTTCTTGCTTCGGAGGTATACTTCTACACAAAAAATCTACgaaggtttgaaaaacttggTGCCATCTGTGAGAGTCCCAAAAACTGCCGATGAATTAcgttttgaaagaattcgaTGTCAATTAAATCCCACTgcaccattttcaattgcCTTCAATGTATGGAAACCACAGACgaacttcaagaaaaaaagTCCTGGCTTACCGGACTTCCAAGTTGTAATTCATAACAAGAATGACGCTTCGCAGCATTTTCCATCTTATTCTGAACTAcaagaaatctttcattctctcgACTATAAGTTCGACTTTCTCAACGAAATTGACGAGGAAGTGAACTGGGACAACGATTCATATACGAATGGTGTTCTGCGAAGCCAGCATATCTCCAACGCAAGATCGAAAGCTGCTTCAACTAAGCCAAGGCCTGTTAACCATTTGGATACAAAAACAGAGAATAAGCACGGTATGCCCCATGTCAAGCAATTTCGTCGACTCAAGGCTGGATACCGAAGTTTTTTATTGGCAATCATGGACGATGGGTTGATAAGCTTTGTCAAGATATCCGAGGCAGATTTTGGATCTGAGAACGTTTGGTACATCCCCTCGAACCAGGGTAGTTCAACGAGACCGAAAAGGCATGGGAACAATGGAAGGGATCAACGAAGATCAAATCGCAGGCAAATTAAAAAAAGGACGGAGAAGTAA
- the BRO1 gene encoding Bro1p (similar to Saccharomyces cerevisiae BRO1 (YPL084W); ancestral locus Anc_8.560), with translation MKTCLVELKLKDTEPVDWKKGLASYLKRSYGSGQWSQFYDEKLASDLNHLRNNANGELAPESLLEQNCIYYAYLEQLHLRLGNSSGQLKLDFTWYDAEYSASQRSQKCSQHSLVLEKSCVLYNIAALLTQVAREKINEDLKISVGYLSKSAACFEYLSENFLGSPSVDLQAENTKLLADLSHAEAQELFLLKVINGGDPVKQASLVSKLAYGVVTQNEKCSEFYEGTEEATAEYGELRWRSIVKCKVHFYKAVSAYYYALSLEQQAKYGEAIGFLTSAHNSLISSLIYKTHLKDFIDFQATKDNIDEKKKQLLKDNDFIYHDSIPQSVELESIKSMDAIKITSWPKQIESYMDQVSEKCNTLYKGIVPMEIYEKESIYSEEKASLLRKEMEDNETANWEYSSFVEFTNLPKLLTDMEQRYKNGSSNASDNPQLGMMKEQLKSWAKTVQNSPYRDIETQMKLIASKRREILDILPSLSADQKDNIVKVKSSLVEASQSDERLFALVRPFIQQINLLRDETMLSRKFESFAINRANEPSLLDLDDTNTNKILEKLKAIEQLSEDLKLLKDERSRNLIELKAELSNDDITRVLLTHRKASDSELKQVFAQEMTKFKPFSTRIEAAIYKQTCTINEIKLKLDEVFKLSGFQNKSKEELESLEECKKFVRDLEEAVENFGIFSSDLPKGLSFYDSLLTMSKNLLAATKRAAAAQDNSPPLPPPVSSTERQFQDLSISSGHGLPPSVPPRTYVGQAPAQDGYLNSSRSFPGPPLSLSAPAIPPIPPKPPRGPPGSQRGHDFEEKEIQSNPTSFYDRPSVFDENLYSKFSG, from the coding sequence ATGAAGACCTGTTTGGTGGAGCTGAAACTGAAGGATACGGAGCCTGTGGATTGGAAGAAGGGTCTTGCTtcatatttgaaaagatcttaTGGATCTGGACAGTGGTCACAGTTttatgatgaaaaattggccAGTGACTTGAACCATTTGAGAAATAATGCCAATGGGGAATTGGCTCCTGAATCTTTATTGGAACAGAATTGCATATATTATGCGTATCTGGAACAATTGCACCTGCGGTTGGGGAATAGTAGTGGTCAACTGAAGCTTGATTTTACGTGGTACGATGCAGAATATAGTGCTTCTCAAAGATCGCAGAAATGTTCACAGCACAGCTTGGTCTTGGAGAAATCTTGCGTTCTGTACAATATAGCGGCACTGTTGACGCAGGTAGCCCGCGAGAAGATTAAtgaggatttgaagatttctgtGGGCTATCTCTCAAAGTCAGCAGCCTGCTTTGAATATCTATCGGAAAACTTCTTAGGTTCTCCCTCAGTTGACTTACAGGCTGAAAACACTAAGTTGCTGGCAGATCTAAGCCATGCAGAAGCTCAGGAGCTTTTCCTACTCAAAGTCATCAATGGAGGTGACCCAGTGAAACAAGCTTCACTAGTCAGCAAACTGGCCTACGGTGTAGTCACACAGAATGAAAAATGCTCAGAGTTTTATGAAGGAACGGAGGAAGCGACAGCTGAATATGGTGAATTGAGATGGCGCTCAATTGTAAAGTGTAAAGTACATTTCTACAAAGCGGTCAGCGCGTATTATTATGCCCTATCTTTGGAACAGCAAGCGAAGTATGGTGAAGCTATCGGCTTCCTTACGTCAGCGCATAATTCTCTGATATCTTCGTTAATTTACAAGACACATCTCAAGgatttcattgattttcaGGCCACGAAGGACAATAtcgatgagaagaaaaaacaaCTGTTGAAAGATAACGATTTCATTTATCACGACAGCATTCCACAAAGCGTTGAGCTGGAGTCGATAAAGTCCATGGATGCTATCAAGATCACAAGTTGGCCCAAGCAAATTGAAAGTTATATGGATCAAGTAAGCGAAAAGTGCAATACCTTATATAAAGGTATCGTTCCAATGGAGATATATGAAAAGGAGAGTATTTATTCCGAAGAAAAGGCCAGTTTACTCAGAAAGGAGATGGAGGATAATGAAACAGCTAATTGGGAATACAGCTCTTTCGTCGAGTTCACAAATCTACCTAAATTACTGACGGATATGGAGCAAAGATACAAAAATGGCTCCTCCAACGCTTCTGATAATCCGCAGCTAGGTATGATGAAAGAACAGTTGAAATCGTGGGCAAAGACAGTTCAGAACAGCCCATACAGAGATATTGAGACACAGATGAAGTTAATAGCATCAAAGAGACGAGAAATTCTAGATATCTTACCAAGCTTATCAGCGGACCAAAAGGATAATATCGTCAAGGTGAAATCATCCCTTGTAGAGGCGTCCCAATCGGATGAGAGGCTATTCGCCTTGGTTCGGCCGTTCATTCAACAGATCAATCTTCTGAGGGATGAGACTATGTTGTCGAGGAAGTTTGAATCTTTTGCAATCAATAGGGCGAACGAGCCAAGTCTTTTGGATCTTGACGATACAAACACTAACAAGATACTCGAAAAATTGAAGGCGATTGAACAACTTTCGGAGGATTTaaagctcttgaaagatgagCGCTCTAGAAACTTAATAGAACTCAAGGCAGAACTAAGTAATGACGACATCACCAGAGTTCTCTTGACTCATCGCAAGGCCTCGGACTCAGAGTTGAAACAGGTATTCGCACAGGAAATGACAAAATTCAAACCATTTAGTACTAGAATTGAGGCTGCCATTTACAAGCAGACATGCACCATCAACGAGATAAAGTTAAAACTTGATGAGGTGTTTAAGCTCTCTGGATTTCAGAACAAATCGAAGGAGGAGCTGGAGTCCTTGGAAGAGTGCAAAAAATTCGTCCGTGATTTAGAGGAGGCTGTTGAAAACTTTGGCATTTTCAGTTCGGATCTCCCCAAGGGTCTGAGCTTTTATGACTCACTACTAACTATGAGCAAAAACCTACTTGCTGCAACGAAGAGGGCAGCAGCCGCACAAGATAATTCACCGCCTTTACCGCCACCGGTTTCATCTACGGAAAGACAGTTTCAGGACTTATCCATATCAAGCGGTCATGGCCTGCCACCATCAGTGCCGCCTCGCACGTATGTTGGACAAGCACCGGCTCAAGATGGGTATTTGAATAGCTCAAGGTCCTTCCCCGGCCCACCACTCTCACTTTCTGCGCCAGCAATTCCTCCAATTCCGCCCAAGCCTCCTAGAGGCCCGCCTGGCAGCCAACGAGGGCacgattttgaagagaaggaaatCCAGAGTAACCCAACCTCATTTTACGACAGACCCTCtgtttttgatgagaatcTGTACTCCAAATTTAGCGGGTAG
- the MBA1 gene encoding Mba1p (similar to Saccharomyces cerevisiae MBA1 (YBR185C); ancestral locus Anc_8.561): MKSLCFSAVRKPASTLILPSQRRLLSVSRALLQEKKESKKKPVDFNPRHLGVAAQIYIPTSYKNLPNVFAHPITFFNSLIRRVYTFGLNTVQVGLFRYQSGLKPKFLLWKNRAIETYVNVNSAFAHRKLEEVKPIVSLWVEEALEARARQLPKNVKLDWQLIKFNHVPKLVSVQAMMIPGKPLENIQLVYKFDTAQRLIKYNKVTNEAEKLDRNVVDYVVFLCDATTNDLILLGSVFESKPDEKLPKTYEDDNQIAIERMKESGDLFRLPSK; the protein is encoded by the coding sequence ATGAAGTCACTGTGCTTTTCTGCGGTCCGTAAACCTGCTTCAACGCTAATCTTGCCCTCACAAAGGAGGTTGCTTAGTGTGTCTAGAGCTTTACTACaggaaaagaaagaatcaaagaagaaacctgTAGATTTCAATCCTAGACACCTTGGTGTGGCAGCCCAGATCTATATTCCTACTTCTTACAAGAATCTGCCTAACGTTTTTGCTCATCCCATaacctttttcaattctttgattaGAAGAGTTTATACCTTTGGATTGAATACTGTACAGGTGGGTCTCTTTCGTTACCAGTCGGGACTGAAACCTAAGTTTTTACTGTGGAAGAACAGGGCAATTGAGACGTATGTGAATGTGAATTCTGCATTTGCCCATCGTAAACTTGAGGAAGTGAAACCGATAGTGTCTTTATGggttgaagaagcattGGAAGCTAGAGCTCGCCAGCTACCTAAAAATGTTAAGCTTGATTGGCAGTTGATTAAATTCAATCATGTTCCAAAGCTTGTCTCAGTGCAAGCTATGATGATACCGGGGAAGCCTCTCgaaaatattcaattggTTTATAAATTTGATACTGCCCAGCGATTAATCAAATACAATAAAGTGACTAACGAAGCAGAAAAACTGGACAGAAATGTTGTCGATTATGTTGTCTTCCTTTGCGATGCAACCACTAATGACTTAATCCTTCTAGGTTCAGTGTTCGAAAGCAAGCCcgatgaaaaattaccaAAAACCTACGAGGATGATAATCAAATAGCGATTGAGAGGATGAAGGAAAGTGGTGATCTTTTCAGATTGCCATCAAAATAG